The window CTGGGACGGCCATGGCAGAACCTTAATTTTATGCTCAGTGATccatttttgtgtttgttttggacCATTGTGTCATAGGACCATTGTGTCATGCCTGAGCCTGCCATTCCAAACATCATGCTGTGCATTAAGAAAATATAGACTCACGTCCTCTTCCAATCAGATTCATAACATCTCCAATTGATTAGAACtccttaattattgccctgatggtggattTCAGTGCTTTAGcttttttcttacagccactttatattttgtgaagctcaacaatcttttgctccAATCCAgaactatatttatttatatgttcaCATGACTTCCTGtgaaacaggaagtcatggctggaaaATGTTATGTTCCTAGTCAGGAGGTGtgctaaaatgtaaatatgaatggaaaTGTACtttagagatattttactcataagattTTCTAGGGGTGCTAGTAATTGTGACCAACATCTATTGaagaaacatatttaaattgttttactttagtaaaaggttagatttttgtgatttttatttttatttttttcaataaaagatCTGATGCAAgagtgccaataattctgaccaggACTAcaggactatatatatatatatatatatatatatatatatatatatatatatatatatatatatacatacatacatacatacatacatacatatatacatacatatatacacatcgatcaggcataacattatgaccactgacaggtgaagtgaataacactgattatctctttatcacggcacctgttagtggttgggatatattaggcagcaagtgaacattttgtcctcaaagttgatgtgttcatagcaggaaaaatgggcaagcataagaatttgagcaagtttgacaagggccaaattgtgtaagatgactgggtcagagcatctccaaaactgcagctcttgtggggtgttccagGTCTGCAgttcttgtggggtgttcccggtctgcagtggtcagtatctatcaaaagtggtccaaggaaggaatagtggtgaactggcgacagggtcatgggcggccaaggctcattgatgcatgtgtgcagcgaaggctggcccgtgtggtccgatccaacagatgagctactgtagttCAAATTGCTCAATAAGTTattgctggttctgatagaaaagtgtcagaatacacagtgcatcgcagtttgttgcgtttggggctgcatagccgcagaccagtcagggtgcccatgctgacctgTCCACTGCCGAAAGCACCAaaagtgggcacgtgagcatctgaactggaccacggagcaatggaagaaggtggccttgTCTGAcaaatcatgttttgttttacatcacgtggatggccgggtgcgtgtgcgtcgcttacctggggaacacatggcaccaggatgcactatgggaagaaggcaagccggcggaggcattGTGATGCTttttctgctgggaaaccttgtgttctgccatccatgtggatgttactttgacacgtaccacctacttAAGCATGGATTTTcttttcatggaaacggtattccatttttcagcaggataatgcaccctgccacaaagcaaaaatggttcaggaatggtttgaggagcacaacaacgagtttgaggtgttgacttggcctacaaattccccagatctcaatccaatcgagaaTCTGTTGGacgtgctgaacaaacaagtctgatccatggaggccccaccttgcaacttacaggacttaacggatctgctgctaacatcttggtgccagataccacagcacaccttcaggggtctattGGAGTCCATGCCACTATGGTTCAGGGCTGTTTtagcagcaaaagggggacacTTGCAATCAAAATGATTGTACCTCCCTGACATACACTGCTGCCTTATTTTGTGGTTTTTGCTTGTGAGTCTTAGTAAGtttattttaacaatttcaTTATACCTTTATATCTCCTTGTGTTGCATATGAGTCCACTTGTTTTCTGCCTTTGCCAGTAGCTCAGGGGTACCTTGTCTGAGAAACTGTGGTTCAAGCACTTGTCAAAAAACCTTACTAGTTACAGAGACAATTTATGCTCTAAACcaggggtggggaacgttgatcctggagggccattgtcctgcagagtttagttccaaccctaattaaacacacctgaagctaatcaaggtcttcaggattactaaaattacaggcaggtgagtgtttttttcagggttggagctaaactctgcaggacaatggccctccaggatcaacgttccccacccctgcTCTAAACAAAGAAATATTGTAAATGATAATATTAATCCAACTGTAAAAGCCAACTGAAACTTGGCATTTTGCAAACAGTTTATTTTAGGAGAGTTCAAGTTCGAATAGCAAAATTCGAAaagaattgtgtgtgtgtgtgtgtgtgttatggtTAGGAAACTTTTTTCCATATATTGGAacctctgatttttttttcagcaacaCTCTAGTATaaggaacacatataaactattaactatgacttttccctcaataaactgcttattaatagttagtaaggtagttgttaaatttaggtattgggtaggattaagaataaGATaaagaataaggcattaatatgtgcttaataagtactaataaatagccaatattctagtaatatgcatgctaataagcaactagttaaaagaccctaaactaaagttttaccttTTTTCTAAAGCTAACATTTAAgattatattaatgtattataGGCTATTAATAATGAGGTAATGTTAAAACTCTGTGTATTTAAAGTGATATTTTGCATCTGTTGTTTGTGATGTGGTGTAATGCTCTATTTAATAACTGATGGATGTAAACTTTTTTTGAGTTTAGGTATGGAAATTGTTCTTTGTATCAGTGAATACAGTGGTTTAAACAAATTGAATTGTGTTGTAAGCAAATTCCATTGTTGTATATGAACCTGACTTCTATTGCTTGCCACTGCAGATTCCAGTTTCACAACCAACGGTCCACTGTAAACCATGCTTCTGAGTAGCATTTACTCTTTCCTTTTGGCCTTTATTAATTGTTTCTCTTTCAAAGTTTCTTGCTTAGAATCTGAGTTCAGCTTAGAAGGAGATTACTTATTGGGTGGCCTTTTTGCTTTACATGAAGTTCAACGTGCAACACCTCTGTTCTCCCCAGAAGTCATTGAATGTTCCAGGTAAGAaaacactctttttttttttgcagcagcagcagcagcagcagcatttcTCCAACATTTAATATTCAATATaagtcattttaaaacaaagattCAATTAAGTGCAATTCACTTCATCACTCTTGTGTTCTAGATACAGTTTCTCAAAATCTGGCTATCAGATGTTCCAAGTGATGAGGTTTGCTGTTGAGGAAATTAATAACTCTACCACTCTTCTGCCCAATGTTTCTCTGGGCTATGAGATTTTTGACCATTGTTCTGACACAAAGAATTTCGCTTCAGTCTTCAGTTTTATCTCAAAAAATGGATCGATAAAACCCAAAGAAAAACTCAACAACTATCAGCCTAAAGTGATTGCTTTAACAGGTCCATATGGAAGCACAAGAACTATTACTATTGCTCCACTGATCACAATGGACCTTATACCATTGgtaaattgtttttttcccccttttaaTTTTTATGAAGAAATACTACACATAATACTGTTTTCCTCTTCTTTTAAAGGTGACTTATGGAGCTTCCAGCTATGCATTAAGTAATAAACTTCAGTACCCCTCTTTTCTAAGAACAGTGCCAAGCAACAAAGACCTGATAGAAATGATTATTCGCATTATACAGTGGTTTGGATGGAACTGGGTTGCCTTTCTTGGTAGCCAAGATGATTACAGTGAAGATGGCCTAAGACTATTTAGCAAGTATATACAAAATACTGGAATTTGTTTGGCCTATCAAGAGGCTCTAAGTCAAAGGACAAACTACACTCTAACACTTAAAAAGATTGATATGCTTAACATCAATGTCATTGTTGTTTTTGCTGATCCACAATATGCAAGCAGCATTATCAAAGCAGCCATAGCTAACAACATCCAAAACAAAGTATGGATTGCAAGTGAAACATGGGCTATGAATCAACAGCTTCCAAGAGAGCCAGGAATTGGGAAAATTGGAACAGTTATTGGTATTACAGAAAGATTGTTGTCTTTGCCTGGATTTGATGAATTCATCTATAAAGAGAGGGGAACAACGGATGTTAACCATAATGATAGTGCTGATAGTGAAGTCAAGAGTAATAGTAAGACATGTAATCAAGATTGTGATTGCTGCACATTGTTGACCGCAGAGGAGATTATAAATGAAAATCCCACATTCTCCTATGCCATCTATGCTGCCATATATACCATAGCTCATGCATTACATAAGGCTCTGCAGTGCGACATGGATGAATGCCACAAAAACACAACAGTTAAGCCATACATGGTGAGTGAATGCATcataaaataatgacattttaaaggaAAAGTAATATTCATTCTTATATTAGCAGCATTCTTTATATGAATTGGGACATTTTTACCACACTTTACAACAGCTTCTAGGAAAAATCAAGAAGTTGGACTTCCCACTTAATGGCCGTCAGGTGAAATATGATGATAATGGTGATCCAACTGTCAGTTTTTCAGTCATACGCTGGCATACTGAAACAGATCCTCCACGATTTGATATGGTGGGCAGATATGATACATATCCAGAAATTACTTTTACTATCAACAACTCTCTCTTGTCCTGGCATAACAATGGttctgtaagtttttttttttgtgtgtgagtaCTTATCTAAGCATTTTCCTGACTTAACTTAattttaataacacattttctcATTCCATAAAGGTTCCTTTCTCAAACTGTTCTGTTGAATGCAAGGAAGGATTTTCGAGGGAACCTGATGGATTTCATAGTTGCTGTTTTCTGTGTAAAAAATGTCCACGTAACAGCTATGTGGATTATTCTCGTGAGTACTCTAATTAATGGACGACAAAACCTTGGCATTTCACCTTCTTCAGTCCACTCTAATTTAATAGGGGAAATAAACTGAAacttttgcaaatttatttgtcatagcaaaaaaaaagagaaagaataagaaaaaataGTACAAAAAAATCTTTGTGGCCCTGGGGGTAAACTTAGCCCAGATGGTATCTCACTGAATAAAATAACATGatttgaataattaaaatgatttcagagATGTATTTTTGCACAAtttctttatattattttttttaaagggtaaATGTGTACTTTTTGacataacagaaaaaaaatcagtaaaaaaTCTCATTGAGTGATTATGCTTAAATTATTCTGTAGATTATAATGAATAATccgataacactttacaataaggttcattagttaaacattagttaatgtattaactaacatgaactaaccatgagcaatacatttgttattgtatttactaatcttcattaacgttagttaatgaaaatacagttgttaattgtttgttaatgttagttcacagtgcgttaaactaatgttaacaagattttaataatgtattagtaaatgttgaaattaacattaacaaagattattaaatgctgtataagtgcagttcattattagttcatgttaaagggatagttcacccaaaaatgaaaatttgatgtttatctgcttacccccagggcatccaagatgtaggtgtccaAGATGTAggactccaaccgctgccgtctgtcagtggtataatgcaagtcagcgggaacttggactataagagtaaataaaacacgacagacaaatccaaatggaaaccctgcggctcgtgacggcacattgatgtcctaagacacgaaatgatcggtttgtgcgagaaaccgaacagtatttatataattttttacttctaatacaccactatgtccaactgtgttcatcaatcgattcgtgaggtctgatcgcgctctgacaacggcagtgatgtctagcactcattgaagtatatgcgcgagacatcactgccgttgtcagagtttcggtttctcgcacaaaccgatcatttcgtgtcttaggacatcaatgtgccgtcacgagccgcagggtttccatttggatttgtctgtcgtgttttatttactcttatagtccaagttcccgctgacttgcattataccactgacagacggcagcggttggagttaaaaatcatcatttgtgttttactgaagaaacaaagacacctacactgtgtgcagaattattaggcaagctaactttctgatcatattttttttcctaacacattttaccaatttcaatccacatcaatcttaataactactattaataatgtttttaatcatttataagtgatatataattgttcatgaaggctggaaatgaaaaatgccttatattcaggtgtgcagaattattaggcaggtttgcttttacaggcaaaatgagccaaaaaagagatttaacttagactgaaaagtcaaaaatgattaaatactcacgagaaggacgcaatactaatgcaatactagaaattgcaaagttaaagcatgaccaatggacagcaaaatgctcattaggtcagcggggtcatacaaaaacaggtggaaaagaaaagacacatgttaactgcaaaagagttaagaattaaggtgaagagttaagtgtgaaaccatcaggaaccttttagtctccagcgccaccattttccagaactgcaacctacctggagtctccagaagtgcaaggtgtctcagagacttagttaggttagctaaagaatcctaaaaaatgacccgctcttaataagaatcacaagctgaagtgttataaaatacatgaagactgggtttttataggccttatagacagacagattgagagtgactcctgaaggaccagcaccacatcctcttttaccactgtttgaagaatttatcttccagaatctggcagtaagttttggaagatcatttttagtccatctctgcaagacggacatttcaggataagagagggactaaaagtgaactcccacaccttactgccagattttggaagataaattcttcaaacagtggtacaagaggatgtggtgctggtccttcaggagtcactctcaagctgtctgtctataaagcctataaaaacccagtctttgtgtatttcacaacatttcagcttgtgattattattaagagcgggtcattttttaggattctttagctaacctaagtctctgagatcctgacaccttgcacttctggagactccaggtaggttgcagttctggaaaatggtggcgctggagactaaagggttcctgatggtttcacacttaattcttcaccttaattcttcaatcttttgcagttaacatgtgtcttttcttttccacctgattttgtatgaccccgctgaccccatgagcattttgctttcccttggtcatgctttaactttgcaaattctagtattgcattagtattgcgtccttctcgtgagtatttaataatttttgacttttcagtctgagttaaatctctttttttggctcattttgcctgtaaaagcaaacctgcctaataattctgcacacctgaatataaggcatttttcatttccagccttcatgaacaattatatatcacttataaatgattaaaaacaatattaatagtagttattaagattgatgtggattggaattggtaaaatgtgcttggaaaaaaaaatatgatcagaaaatcagcttgcctaataattctgcacacagtgtacatcttggatgccctgg of the Megalobrama amblycephala isolate DHTTF-2021 linkage group LG12, ASM1881202v1, whole genome shotgun sequence genome contains:
- the LOC125279231 gene encoding taste receptor type 1 member 1-like codes for the protein MLLSSIYSFLLAFINCFSFKVSCLESEFSLEGDYLLGGLFALHEVQRATPLFSPEVIECSRYSFSKSGYQMFQVMRFAVEEINNSTTLLPNVSLGYEIFDHCSDTKNFASVFSFISKNGSIKPKEKLNNYQPKVIALTGPYGSTRTITIAPLITMDLIPLVTYGASSYALSNKLQYPSFLRTVPSNKDLIEMIIRIIQWFGWNWVAFLGSQDDYSEDGLRLFSKYIQNTGICLAYQEALSQRTNYTLTLKKIDMLNINVIVVFADPQYASSIIKAAIANNIQNKVWIASETWAMNQQLPREPGIGKIGTVIGITERLLSLPGFDEFIYKERGTTDVNHNDSADSEVKSNSKTCNQDCDCCTLLTAEEIINENPTFSYAIYAAIYTIAHALHKALQCDMDECHKNTTVKPYMLLGKIKKLDFPLNGRQVKYDDNGDPTVSFSVIRWHTETDPPRFDMVGRYDTYPEITFTINNSLLSWHNNGSVPFSNCSVECKEGFSREPDGFHSCCFLCKKCPRNSYVDYSREYSN